The sequence GATGTCACCGCAGCTCCCTTGGTTTGCTAACACACCGGCGCACCGagacacagcacagccctcacTTCCAAACTACTCTGTTATCCAGTCCGCTCTGCTGAGGACTTGGAGATGAAGCAAAAACCCACCAGGAATTGCCACAGGGATCACTGCgatcagagggatggagggtTTTGCCAGCAGCTTAGCAGAACAGGTAAAATTCTGAATGTTCTGTTTAGAAGCCACGCTCAGGGCAATAGCACAGTAGAGTAACTCACACATACAGAAAGTTTTAATGGCTTTTCtatttattacttaaaaaatacattaacacATAAGAGTTTAAGAAGTCAAGCActcagaaattgaaaaaaaaaaaacaccaacgCATATAACCATATTTGCTTCTTCATGCTGCCTGTAACTatgtaattatttattgttCACATAGAGGAAACAACGTACAGCATGGACAATGCTTCAGGAAATGAATCAGCTGTGAAGGAAGTCTCCAGGCACAGGGCTATGGGCAGTGCAGGTGACCAAGCCAGGAGAAATGTTCAGCACGCCGCTCTAATGGTGAAAAATTCTTTGTGCAATCAGGGAACAATTAAAATACCAAGCATAGCAGCAACAATAGGAAACACACTGGAGGTAACAACAGGCAGGAGGTAGGAAACTATCTGCATTTAGAAACAAAGACATCAAGCTTAAGTTCTGAAGTCCTCCACGGAAGCTGGAAAGCACAGGGTATGTTCAGTCAACTCTTCAGGAACACCGCCCTAAGGAGCAGATTCCGGCCCAGTTCCAGAGCTCAGGACGAGGTGAGCAATGGCCTTTTCAGAGCACTCCCACAGGCAGCCACTACCAGcgctcctgcctgcagcaaacTAAGGCTTCCCCCTCTTACACCCTGACACCCAGCTACTGCTAACCAAAGGGTAGGAAAATGCCAAGCGCTCCAAAAAAATCCGCCAGGAGCactgacagcacagagcacaaTCCCACGGCTTCTCTCAATCTCGTTTCATCATTACAAAACCGGATTAAACTACAACTGCTGCTACTTCTCAAAGAAACAGACATGCAAACAACCTCAATTCGCTTTTAGTCAACCTGTTCAAGCAAGTCTCAAATAAATTGTATTCAAACCAATAGAAATGGAAGTTCCAGATCCAACACCTGCTGATCAAAAGCAGTAACTCTCTCACCAAACAGGTGTCCTGCTTACAACTAAGATTGGACTCTAACTttatgaacattaaaaaaagaagtattccCTAAGGGACAGCCCTGGTTAATTCTGCTCTCGTAACTTACCATAATATACTTTCTATACACTAAGCTAATTTTTATCAGCAAGGTCAGCGAGTTCTGCACAGCTGACTGAAAGGAATACAAGGTGGGATTCTGTTGGAGTTGAGAAGACAAGAACACAGACAGCTCAGGGGAAGGCGAGCCCATCAGGGCTGGCTGCCATGCCCCTCACACACACAGCAAACCCAACCCAAACTAGTGCTTTAGCAGAGAAATATGTACTTCAGCTCCCAGGTGAGAAGTCAAACGTAAGCCATAACAAGCACAGCCCAACTCCCCTTGGCTGCAAATCCAGCAGGATATCACTTGCTCTACCCTCTGTGGCTACAAGGGAAcatgaaatcacatttttcttgccTCAGAGATGAACATCCCTCTCACGAGCCTTTTCCTTCTAATCTTGAACTCAATTCCTTCAAATTTTGACATGTATCAGCATCCTTGCTCTGTCTGGAAGCGTAATACCAAAACCAGGCAGATCTAAAGCTCCACAAGCACTGAGTAGCACAGAAGGACTACCCCGTGTAATTAGAACACTGCTGTGTTTGTATCTGAGCGCGGCTCTTCCCTGCAATGCCGCACACTACGGGCTCAGCCTGGCCCTCCGGGATcacttcctgcagcactgctgcctcacTCGCTGCGCTCCGGTTTGTTTTCATGGACTTGATTTCCCTGTCACACACTGCAGTTTGGTCTTTCTGGTTTTAAACATTTCTCTAGTTTAGGTAAGGGCCAGAAGCCACAAATCACTGTGATACAGCAACTGTGAGACCCAAATCTTGTGCGAGTGCATCCTGATCAATGCTGTCAGACCCCATTCAAGTTCTCTGACGATGTGACCAACCACTGAAAACCACCAGCTTCGTGTTTCTCAGCGAGCTGCGTATTCGCAGCACCTTCATTTAGAAAACGCTTCTCTCCACACTCATCTTTTCCTGCTCCGCAGAAAGAGAAGCCGTATCAGGGGATCTCGTTTGTCCATCTCCCGGCAGCGGAGCACTGAGAAGAGGTCAGGCGACGCGGAGCCGCGTTACCCAGCTCTGCATCGCAGTGCCAGGAGAAGCCCTTCCAGCTCCGCCGCCCGCAGCAGTACAGGGGGAAGCCTGGAAGGCGCAGCGCTGGGTTCCCCCCGCATCCCCGGCCCGAAGCGCGCTCAGCCTCCGCGGGAAGGAATGcgatatttcttgtttttatcgCCTCTCACGCTCTACTTCACAGGACGAGCCCGTGACGCTGTCACAAATTAAAAGCCACGGCCACGAGCGCGGCACCACCTCACGGAAGCGCGTCTGCCCCGGGGGTGTTTCGAGGCGAGCAGACACGGGCCGAGCTCCGGGGCAAAAACACCGCGGCGCCGCACGGAACCCCGGCCGAGTGGAGCCGCAACGAAGGGCACGGGCGGGAGAGCGCCGGAGAGCAGAGCCtcacggcacggcacggcacggcacggcacggcacggcacggcacggcacggccccGCTGctccgccccgcgccgcccccaCAGCCGCAGCGCCActcccgcccgccgcccccggcccggTTTCCCCCACGGCCGCCCCGAGCTCCGGCGGCCCCCGCTCACTTGAGGTGGTCCAAGGAGTGAATGCTGCGGGCGGCCTTCCCGTGCCCGCCGCCCACCCAGCTCCGGGAGCGGCCGAACATGCTGGCGGCGAACGGCGGGCTCTATCGCCTCATGGCCCCGCGGGGACGGGCGGCGGAGGCCGCGTACCGAGCAGCCCGGCGCTGACGGCCACCGGCGCGCGACAACGCCCGTGCGCACGCGCGGCCGGAGCACGCCGGGAAGCGCTCCTCGGAGCGGACTGCAGCTCCCAGCGGGCAGCGCGCCGCTCCGCCCGGCGGGGCCGTGCCGGCAGCGCCCTCCTTCCTGCCGGCGTGCCGAGGCGCGGGGCCGCtgcgcggcgcggcgggggaTTTTTTCCGGGCACAACGAAGGGGCGCTGcgggctgcagccagccctcgGGGGTCCGTAGGCGGGAAAAATGTAAACGAGCAAAGTCAGCCTCAGCCCGCACAGCACTCAGCGCGTGCCGCAACGGGGCAGCGCGTGAGCTCTGGCCCCGCTCATCGCCTCGGGCGGGCGGCTCCGGCGCgggcggcgggcagcgggcCGACCCTGAGCGGATCGCGGAGCTGCGGCTGTGCGCTTCGGGCGGATAAAGGGACGGGGTCGAGATCAAAtctgtgtcaaaaaaaaaaaaaaaaagaaaaagaaaaaaaagtttgcagtCGCGCCTTGGCTTCTACGCGCGGTGAGGAAATGCCGCAGAGGGCCCCGCAGTGCCTCGAGACAGCCCCACGGGACagctcccccacccccccgcaGGACCGAGCCCCGCGCACCGCTGCGGAGGCGCTGACGGACGCACGGGGCGGCCGCGCCCCCCCGCCCCGATCCGAATCGCCTTGACCGCCCCCAGGCGCGGCCGCCAgcagcagcgcggggccgggcggtgCGGGGGGAACGCGGAGGTAAACAGTGCGGCGTGCGGCGGGGCGGAGCGCGCCGGGCTCGGTGGCGGCGGGCAGGTGCTCGGCCCCGATGCGGGAGCGCGCCCGCGGGGTCGTTCCGCCGAGTTTGCGGGCGGGAGGAGgccgggaggcggcggggctGCGGCAGCCGGAGCCGCGCGGTCCGCCCGCAGCTCGGCGGTGCCGCCTCTCCCCGCAGGTCCGCTCCGGCTCCGGCTCTGTCCCCTCTCTGCGCCCCGGGGGCCGGAGCTCGCCGTCCCGGCTGCATGCCCGCCGCGGTGTCGGCACGGCTGGATTCGCTGGAGTCCTGGGCCTTCCATgcgctgctggtgctgccctATATGTTCTACGTGGGCTTGTTCTTCGTCAACGTGCTGATCCTGTACTACGCCTTCCTGATGGAGTACATCGTCCTCAACGTGGGCATCGTCTTCCTGCCCGAGGACATGGACCAGGCGCTGGTGGACCTGGGGGTGCTCTCCGACCCCGGCTCCACTCTCTACGAGACCGACAGCGAGCTGGACGTCTTTGACGCCTACTTGGAGTGACGCCGTCCCGGCGCGGCCCCGGGATGCCCGCGCCGCCTCTCCCCTCGGGGCGCCCCCGGAACGCGCtgccgccgggccgggccgggccgtgccgCGGACGGGCCGCAGAAGTAAGTCAGCCCCGCCGGCTCCCGGGGGCCCGCAGCCTTCGGAACGGCGGGGAGGGACCGGCGGCGCGCGGGCAGCGCGAGGGAGGGAACAGCGGGGAGGGCCGAGCCCCGCTCCGGGCGGCTGCGGCCGTCAGGGCTGCGGGCGGTCGGCGGCTGCGCTCGCCGGGGCTCCACGGTGCTGTGAGCCGTAGCCCGGGGCAGCCGTAGCCGACGTCTCCCGCTGTTGTCACATCGACCGGAGCACGAGTCCGATCAAACGTTTCGTTACCGCTGTAGCTGTCAGTGACGCTACCACGCTGGAAATGTCAGGATTCAGCATTTTGTAACGCTGAACTGCAGTGGGGAAGAGAACCACTATTTCCAGCGAGGATGCTCTGTGCCAAATGTATGTTAACGAAAATGTTCACAGTTTAAATTGTGTTCCCAGATCTGCCAGCAGAATGTTTTAGCAAAATATCGCCTGTGAGTTTGAAAATCAGGTTAGGATACCTTTCAAGTTCTATTTGAAAATGTGCACGTAGGGGTTTCTGTTGTAAGGTCGCAGACATGACCTTGGTGAACACATTGTACAAACGCTGCCTGACATCGTGCTATTTTAGTACCTTccacctgaaaaaaaacccatgaaaacaaaaccacatctCTACAATGCGGTCCTTGATTTAGGTTGAAACTCTCTCcctaaatatttccattaagGTTCCATATAAAGCAATAGTGACAGGTTTTGGTCAGTAGTCTAGAAAGTATGAAATGGAAATTGGTGGTGTTGGATGAATGTGGATGGCACCATCACAGCTGTGCAAGGCTTGGACAAAGGCACGTGGGAGCACAGAAGTGTGTGGCATTGGAGACAATGGAGCCAAATCTCTATTGCTACTGGAGAAATCCCGCTGCAGTTACAACAGATAAAAGCATACATACATCTGGTGTACGTTCACATGCCTGTTTGGTGCATCCCAAGCGACTGGGTTGGAATCCCTTCCACCGGCACAGATCTGTagcacagctgagctgcccACACCGCGCTGCTGGCTGCTTCCTGTGGCTGTCCTCGGCCCTTATCATTTGGGCAAACAACACACGGGGTTAGAATACGGGGAGCATGAATCAAAAGCCTTTGTAAGTATCATTCAGACGATACCTCCTGTCCTCCAGGAAAGAAATTCATAATAATTAACGGAAATTTAAGCAAAGTCTTTGGTGCAGAAAGTCCTAACCCTTTGCTCCTCAGAAACACCTTTCCCTAAACTCCAGATCTTATTACTCCAACATCACCTAGTACAAGGATTAAGAACataaatgtgtatattttttaatccttgTGCTAGGTGATGGTGGAGGACTTTTCTGCTGACTAGGATTTGTTACGATGAGTTCATCTGGTTTTCAGGGAGAGCCAAGGAGAACAACAGCTTACACGGGGGATTCTTCCTACTGCACGAGCACATCATTTAATAGAGCATAGGACATGAGCACAGTTCTGTTCAATGCCAGTAACTGGGCTtcttaacattttcctttatattaGTAGGTTAAGAAGCTCTGCAAAGTACTTGGTACTCTCACTGTAAGACAACGCCACCTCCATATGTAGAAATGGCACTGGTGGCACCGTGCTCACAGGTAAGCGTTGGCCTGCTCAGCACACGCTCGGCTGCGGCCTTCCCTGTCGTTTGGCAGCTGTCTTACATTGTTGTTTCCACTGAGAACCAAATCACAAATCTTCAATTGCTAGAGAGCAAAGCATCCAGCATTGCTGTGCTTCGTCTATTTCTATATTTAATTATACGTCCAGTAACCGGGCTCCAAATTGCCTGGTTATTCAGCTACCAGGCCAAGGCTCAGCACGTCACCGTGAGAAGGGATTTGTGCTCAGATCCTGCTTACAGGCTTCTTGACAGTGCTGCGGCATTTGCCGACACCGGCTCCCTGCGTGAAGCCATGGGCACAGGCTTGCTCACTTGGAGCCGGCAAGCTGAGGATTCAGCTGACAATACAGGAAGAGCAGTCtcagcttcagcagcagagatgaaatgaTAGGAGCATCGCTCTTCACATAGAGGATAAGAGCAGTGCTCTTCATGTGACTCACCAGCGATTACTGAGAACAACTGAAAAGCAGTGATTAGCCTCAGCTAAAGCCTTGCAGGTGTGCTCCTTGCATTTAAAAAGTGGTGCCTGCCGCGCAGGAGGTGAGTGGCATGTGTGAACGGGGATACAAAGGGAGGAAATCCCAAGAGGCTGTTCTGCACAATGTGGAAGGGCTTATTTCAGTGTTAAAGAGCACGTGGATCAGAAGAGCTATGTTCTCTCTTGCACTGAAAACCTCAGCTGAATAAACTCAATAGGAGCAGAATTATGTTCAGGTTTCTAACCATAATTGCTGGCAGAGGTTGAAGATAGACAACTAAGAGCTCGAAGAAGCCTCCTGTCCTATTCAAATGGAGAAATCCATCTGTGTGAGCTGAGCAGGACTGAGCTGACTCATGGCACCTACCGTTTCCCTTGGGTGTGCCAGATTCTTCATTATATTTGAAGTCCCCTGGAATAAGGTGATGTGATTGTTGTCTTTGTGCTGCCTTAAAATCAGATGTGACTCATCACAAAGTACTCTAATAGCGGGGATAATGAGCAATTGATAATGAAAACCAAATTGGAAATATTGGATTTATGTAATCTTACTGGACAAGTGTTAcctatgttattttttccaaaatgaattaTGGTGTATATCTTCGGTGAGCAGAATCCAGCACCCAAGAGCTTGTGACTCAGCACTTCTGCTCTTTGCTAGCATGTAAATCCTGAATCAGTCAAAGAAATAGCTGTACTCATCAGCTTATCAAAGTAGTGCCAATTAGAGCTGAGGGCTCGGCGTCTGCAGGAGGCAATGTGGTCCAGTGGGGAGGGAAATAAGCGTGCTGGGCTCCTGCCTGGGTCTGGACTGCCGGCTTCTGTGAGCTTAACTCAGCTGTGCCTCTCTTCTATCTCAGAAACTGAGATGCCACATAAAGGAGCGGATCAGAAGAACGTTACCACCAGCCATGCCAAGATGCACATAAATGCATTAGAACTCTCCCTGACTTGGAATCGTACGAATAATGAGCAGAGTGATATGTTActtttttcctgccttctcaTTTTTCACTATGCTCTTCCCTTACTTTTAGAAATCTCCATgccaaggaaaaagaaaggtgaaTCACTGACTCCATGATATGCATAATTTGTCTATTTTGTTATCGGTTATAGTAATGACAGCATTAAGAGCAACAGCTGGAATTTTTAGAGCTGTGAACTCTTAGGTGTAACTAAAATTATTGAAGTTGAGTGCTCGAACTCacctggcagctctgctgtaaGGAGGCTGTCATACTCCAGCGGTTCTTCGCAGGAGTTCTGTCCtagatggaaagaagaaaaaatcatagCTGAATAATGAACTGTCCATTCAATGCCACTAACCACAGCCTGCCACAGTTCTaagggattttcttttctgccaaatgctttcatttctatGATGCAAGAGAGCAGGTAGATTgtcttatttttagaattttccAAGAGCTGCTGTTAAAAACATGGATTAAATTAAGAGACACTTAATTTAGGGTAGAAATACTAAAGGTCAGAGTACTTTATTTGTGAAATGCCCCACTCATGGgcaattttaaagatttttttttttttttaaatcccatttCTGTGGTTCTTCCCTCCAAAATGAGGTTGACTCTAATCAACCTGCTCTAATAGCAGGCAACAATATCCACACACCAGTTTCAAGCTGTCAGAGGAGTTAAGGAATGAATTCAGTTTGATTCTTcgtgtttgttttctcttgagaATGGGTAGAATGACACTTTATTTCAGATGACAACTAGCAATCCTAAAATAGAAGAATAATTTGTTTAGAGAAATTTAGGATGTAGATTTGACTTGTCCAATACTTTGTCTTTCTTCCCTTGTAATGATGCTAATTTATACAGCATACGAGCGTCCCAAGGAATTGAATAGTGTGCAGAAATGGTGAAGGCTTTCCATTTCTGCGGGGAAATTTTCAAATGGTCTTTCTCTTCCCAGTTATACAAGCCTGAGTGTTTTGTCTAGCCACaaagttgggaaaaaaacaggtgAAAAGTTTGAGGGATGCTCTCTGAGTACAAAAAGTGTTACTAATATATATCACGTCTAGTTTTCAAGCCAGGAAGGAGATCAGAGTTCATCCTTCATAAAGAGCTAGCAACTGCATTGAactcaatcacagaatcaaactGGAAACTTTTGGAAAAGTTGTGGAGCTGAGACCTGAATGCAGGAAGATCATTATCTCTTTCAGGCATCTGAAACTATTGAGGAAAATCTGATACACATTTAGTCATTTAATTTACAAACCACATTCTCTTTGTGTAGAGTAGTACACATTTCCTCTaggagttttttttgtttgtttttttgttttgtttttaagaggtTGAACATTCTGTCAGGAATTCCATAAATATCTGTAGAAATTCCACCACCTGCTGGGTATTAAGGGCTTTAAAAATCGTCCCTTTCAAGGCCTGGTGGGAGGGTTTGGGGGTGGAATGGGATCAGTGGGAATGGGAGGGAGCAGTTCAGCCATAGCAGAGGTGCCATGGCTCAGGGTTTTCTTGCCATGAATAACCAACTCCTTCTTGCTGTGGAGATGGGTGCCGAGAAGCATCAGTTTTGTGAACTGCTATGGGGATGCACTGCTGAACTTCCCTTCAGCCTCCAAAGGGTGCTATTTCCCCACTGCTAAACAGCAATTTTCCCCTTTGTCACAGCACACAGAGGAGGGGTTGTGGTTCCTCATGCTCTGTTCAGCAGGGGGAGAGCCTCATTCTTCTGTGAGAATTGTATGGTCCATCCAAACATAACAAAAAAGGTTAGCAAAGGCTAATGGGACCCATATATGACAAATAAGGGTATAATGGACAATAATGGCACGCACCAAATGATGCATTGCGGTGTAAAGCTCTAGCTATGTGACTGACCTAAGGCTTCTCTTTGAAGGGCCAGGAACAGGGAGCTGAGGCTCTCTCAGATAACATGGCCCAAATAGGCCACAATACCTGAAACACTTTTGGAAAGCCgggaaacagaaagcagacaatgccaggaggcagagcagagtcACTGCGTTTCCTTTGGTCCAGCCCCACTCAGGAGCAATGACTTCACTAATGGAATTAACAAAAATACCATGACTGCGTTTCTTCTAATGCTGAAGCTGCGCTCTACCAGCTGTGCTATTAAATGCTGGCAGGTATTTTCAGGCTGTTGGATGACTGGTTCTGagatctgaaaaacatttttatctttggattttccaggttttttttttttgttttgtttttttttagttaaggAGTAGGTTCACGTAAAATTTGAAGGACAGAATTAATTGGCTGAATAGAAACACAAGATTGAATATCCTGGTCAATTGTCTCATTCACACAGCATTTAATATCTGCCGCCACAGCTTACTGTCCTGgtctggcagccctgcagctgtgtTTGAAACATTAGCTGGACAGCTTTATGCTTTGCTTTGGAAGCCTGGtgcattttgctgtgctttttttaagTCAGCTGAGGAGTGGATCCCCAACGCAGAACAGCCAGCTCTCAGAACTACCACTGTGTGCAGAAAACCGCCACATTAGTAACCTGGTAGAACTGCCCCCTCTTCCCCTTAGTTTAAGAGTCAGGATACTGAGCATATGACTGCTGTTAGCAGGGTACTGCACTGTTAAGCATTTGAGAAAAAGACCTCACTGACCACAGAAGTGCTTCTCGCTCCTGGCTTAGCATCTACTGAGTGGCGCAGAGGAGCATGGGGAATACTGTGACGAGTCATACCAGGACCACCCTGCGCGCATTCTGGCTCCAGCAGTGGCAGGCGATGCCATTTGGGAGCGCACATAAGCTTGGCCAAAATCTGCAGTCTGCTCCCTTTGTGCTTCCCAGCATCCCCAGTGGAAGAACTGGGGACGTTAGAGGGTGCGTCGCTGCCCAGCCCTCTAGCAACTGCTTTCCAATTCCTTCTCCCAGCCTCTCAAACCTGAAATGAGCTGCTCCTTCCCCCGGATCTTTACAATTCAGTCATTCTTCTCCACATTTTTTGTTGCGCTATGGTCTTGAAATGCGAAAACCAGAAGTGCACATAGTGCTCATGATGTAGGCACACAGCAGCTTTTATGGTACTCACCATCTTCTTCTCAGTGCCCTTTGTGATGATGTCCAAagttttcttggcttttttggGTGCCACGGCTGAGATACTGAGCTCAGGGAGTTGGTGGTGGGGCTGCCTCGTTGTAGTTGTCAGCTCCAACCTCAGTGCCACATAGGCAGGTGTAGACTATTTATCTGTAATTGCATTGTACTACATCATCTAAGGTCACCTGCCCTTTTTTGCCCACTCAATGTTATGAGGTCTTTCTGGAGTTCTTTGCTGTCAGTGCGGCATCTGAATTCCTCAAAGCATTGAATGATTgatttattctaaaataaatggatgGCATGGTGCTGTATCTAACATACACAGTGACTTCTCTGTTCAGCGTGGGTCTGGAGGGTTACCCTGTATTTGTtatgtgttcttttttaaacagattcATTAAACACCTGAAATGGATTATGACCAGGTTAATGGATCAAGTTACGGAAAGAAACTATACTCTGAAATGTAGAGGTGAAAAGAAGGACAAGGGGACAGCGAGAAGAGTTGTTATCAGACCTTGTCAGCTGTGACTTTTTCCCCATGATCATTGCCTCTCAAGTGTGCACTACCTGCTGTGATTTGTGTACAGTACTGGGCTTCCATAGGTAATTTGGGGATGGACTGCGTGAATAAATAATATAAGCTATGTTCTCTTATAACAGAAAATCAAGATATTACTCAGATTTGATAAACTTTTCAATAAATACCATTTCACCTGAATGGACACACTGTACATGCTGCTTAAGCAAGTTTTGCATTCTCACACTGAAAACTCTACCAGCCAGTAGTTCCACATCTGTGCTCTCTCAGGGGAACATATCCAGGAGTGCCACAAGGTTCTGTTCAGGGCAGTATGATGACAAGAACTGCACTAGTAAGAGACTTGATTTAAATTGTCAGCTTTGAAACAGATCAGAGACTGAATTTTGTTAAGTGGATTCATTATCTCACGCAAGATAATTTGCAGATTAAGTTCATGTTCCTATGTACAGATCTGAAAGCAATACAATAAAGACTGTCCTTTTCCATGAAAGAGTAAGCAGTCATTTGTTGGAGTGgttctttttccatttgaacagaaaataatgtgaatATGCTTTTCATGCTGAAAGTAGTCCCTGATTGTTGAGATGGCCAGCATGAAGAAAGTCCTTCTACATGGAAAACTTCTTGAGAAATTAGACCAGGACTGAAATTCAGGAACCACAAAATATataggggagaaaaaaaaaaaggtattgtGCTGGTTTTGTCTTACTACTTATCTTTCAAAGTCTAGTTTTCATTACAGTGCGGTTGCCAAGCCAAGTTGATGCATCaagaacatttctgaattttcatgtGGACACCTGTGTAAAGAACAGACAAGCTTAAAGGCTTGTTAAGTTTGTGTGCCCATTTGGGACTAACACAAGAAATACTGGATTTTGCTACTGAAGGCAGCATGCCTGCTGGCTGTATAGTTAGAACTCTTATACTGTTCAGAAATAGCTTACACCAAGTATTCAGGGTCACACATACGCCATTttaaggacatggtttagttcGTCATTATAGGCACTTAATACAGCATCTGCTGCTTGGTAATCATTCTCGGCAGTAGGTTTATGCCACATGATGCACAGATTAAGGAATACA comes from Numida meleagris isolate 19003 breed g44 Domestic line chromosome 13, NumMel1.0, whole genome shotgun sequence and encodes:
- the DEXI gene encoding dexamethasone-induced protein, producing MPAAVSARLDSLESWAFHALLVLPYMFYVGLFFVNVLILYYAFLMEYIVLNVGIVFLPEDMDQALVDLGVLSDPGSTLYETDSELDVFDAYLE